Proteins found in one Pyrus communis chromosome 15, drPyrComm1.1, whole genome shotgun sequence genomic segment:
- the LOC137717444 gene encoding uncharacterized RNA-binding protein C1827.05c-like yields the protein MGAKAKKAMKKQLSKASAQLSASSPKNKEAAASAALASAIVPASTAADFLPLEGGPARKLPQEKPTEDVATVLYIGRIPHGFYEKEMEGFFGQFGSIKRLRIARNKKTGKSKHFGFIEFEDPQVAKVVADTMHNYLLFEHVLQVHLIPPQKVHPKLWKGFNYRVRPVNWVQIERKRQDKERTAEEHKKLMGKIVKRDLKRQKKIEAAGIDYKCPEIVGSSEEPAPKKRKTDRKKVVSK from the exons ATGGGGGCCAAAGCGAAAAAGGCAATGAAAAAGCAATTGAGCAAAGCCTCTGCTCAATTATCAGCTTCTTCTCCCAAAAATAAAGAAGCTGCTGCTTCTGCTGCTCTTGCTTCTGCAATTGTCCCTGCTTCTACCGCTGCTGATTTCTTG CCATTAGAAGGCGGTCCAGCGCGGAAACTCCCccaagaaaagcccacggaggATGTTGCTACTGTTTTATACATTGGTCGGATACCTCATGGCTTCTATGAGAAAGAAATGGAAG GATTTTTTGGGCAATTTGGTTCGATTAAGAGATTAAGAATTGCGCGTAACAAAAAG ACAGGGAAATCAAAGCATTTTGGCTTCATTGAGTTTGAAGACCCTCAG GTGGCGAAAGTTGTAGCTGACACTATGCATAACTATTTGTTGTTCGAACACGTGTTGCAAGTCCATCTTATTCCTCCGCAGAAAGTTCACCCGAAATT ATGGAAAGGTTTCAACTACCGAGTCAGACCCGTGAACTGGGTTCAAATTGAGCGGAAGAGACAAGACAAG GAAAGAACAGCGGAAGAGCACAAGAAGTTAATGGGGAAGATTGTGAAGAGAGATCTGAAGcgtcaaaagaaaattgaggcTGCTGGTATTGATTATAAATGCCCAGAAATT GTGGGTAGTAGTGAGGAGCCTGCTCCAAAGAAAAGGAAGACCGACCGAAAGAAG GTTGTTTCTAAATGA
- the LOC137717897 gene encoding phosphoribosylamine--glycine ligase-like isoform X1, with protein sequence MGCATLDLAGAVSLKLNNDTHFLRFSPKPFLSFVELIRSRRHPNGPPSNLLSCRGDKSRASISLRAQSTTTVAPGEERVVVLVIGGGGREHALCYALKRSPSCDAVFCAPGNPGISSSGDATCISDLDISDSSAVISFCQKWRVGLVVVGPEAPLVAGLVNDLLKAGIHAFGPSSEAAALEGSKNFMKSLCDKYGIPTAKYQTFTDPSAAKQYIQEQGVPIVVKADGLAAGKGVIVAMTLNEAFDAVDAMLVKGSFGSAGCRVIVEEYLEGEEASFFALVDGENAIPLESAQDHKRVGDGDTGPNTGGMGAYSPAPILTKDLENLVMKSIIYPTVKGMSAEGCKFVGVLYAGLMIEKKSGLPKLIEYNVRFGDPECQVLMVRLESDLAQVLLAACRGQLSEVSLNWSAGSAMVVVMASKGYPGSYEKGSVIRNLDEAEAVAPSVKVFHAGTALDSDGNFIAAGGRVLGVTAKGIDLKEARDRAYQGVEEVNWPGGFYRHDIGWRALPLPQKQFVTGG encoded by the exons ATGGGTTGTGCGACGCTGGACCTCGCCGGAGCTGTTTCTCTCAAGCTCAACAACGACACCCACTTCCTCCGCTTCTCTCCGAAGCCTTTCCTCTCCTTTGTGGAGCTCATCCGCTCTCGCCGCCATCCCAACGGCCCCCCTTCCAACCTTCTCAGCTGTCGTGGTGACAAATCACGAGCGTCCATTTCCCTTCGCGCCCAATCAACTACTACTGTTGCTCCTG GAGAAGAGCGGGTGGTTGTTTTGGTGATTGGTGGAGGGGGAAGGGAACACGCTCTTTGCTACGCATTGAAGCGGTCCCCTTCCTGTGACGCCGTCTTTTGCGCTCCTGGCAATCCCGGAATATCCAGCTCCGGGGATGCCACTTGTATTTCTGACCTCGACATCTCTGATAGCTCGGCAGTCATATCGTTTTGCCAGAAATGGCGTGTGGGGCTTGTCGTTGTCGGACCTGAGGCCCCTCTTGTTGCTGGTCTCGTGAATGATCTGCTCAAGGCTGGAATCCATGCTTTCGGCCCTTCATCTGAGGCTGCTGCTTTGGAAGGGTCCAAGAACTTCATGAAGAGTTTGTGCGACAAGTACGGAATACCTACTGCTAAG TATCAAACGTTTACAGACCCGTCTGCTGCAAAGCAATATATACAAGAGCAAGGGGTGCCTATTGTCGTTAAAGCAGATGGATTGGCTGCTGGAAAAGGAGTTATTGTCGCTATGACTTTGAATGAGGCTTTTGATGCTGTTGACGCAATGCTAGTAAAAGGTTCTTTTGGGTCTGCAGGTTGTCGTGTCATTGTTGAGGAATATCTGGAAGGTGAAGAAGCGTCTTTCTTTGCGCTGGTGGATGGAGAGAATGCTATACCTCTGGAATCTGCTCAGGACCATAAACGCGTTGGGGATGGCGATACGGGGCCAAATACTGGTGGAATGGGTGCATACTCACCTGCTCCCATCCTAACTAAAGACCTTGAAAATTTAGTCATGAAATCCATCATTTACCCCACAGTGAAAGGCATGTCAGCCGAGGGCTGTAAGTTTGTTGGGGTTTTATATGCTGGACTCATGATCGAAAAGAAGTCTGGCCTACCTAAACTGATAGAGTACAATGTGCGTTTTGGAGATCCAGAGTGTCAG GTTTTAATGGTTCGCTTGGAGTCTGATCTGGCACAAGTTCTACTTGCAGCTTGTAGAGGACAGCTAAGCGAAGTGTCGTTGAACTGGTCGGCTGGGTCAGCCATGGTGGTGGTAATGGCAAGTAAGGGGTACCCGGGATCATATGAGAAGGGAAGTGTGATCCGGAACCTTGATGAAGCAGAAGCTGTTGCTCCATCTGTTAAGGTATTTCATGCGGGAACTGCACTGGATTCAGATGGCAATTTCATTGCTGCTGGAGGGCGTGTCCTTGGGGTGACCGCTAAGGGAATAGATCTCAAAGAGGCACGCGATCGAGCATATCAAGGCGTTGAAGAAGTTAATTGGCCAGGAGGGTTCTACCGCCATGATATTGGCTGGAGAGCCCTCCCTCTTCCTCAGAAACAATTTGTGACAGGAGGTTAA
- the LOC137717897 gene encoding phosphoribosylamine--glycine ligase-like isoform X2, whose protein sequence is MGCATLDLAGAVSLKLNNDTHFLRFSPKPFLSFVELIRSRRHPNGPPSNLLSCRGDKSRASISLRAQSTTTVAPERVVVLVIGGGGREHALCYALKRSPSCDAVFCAPGNPGISSSGDATCISDLDISDSSAVISFCQKWRVGLVVVGPEAPLVAGLVNDLLKAGIHAFGPSSEAAALEGSKNFMKSLCDKYGIPTAKYQTFTDPSAAKQYIQEQGVPIVVKADGLAAGKGVIVAMTLNEAFDAVDAMLVKGSFGSAGCRVIVEEYLEGEEASFFALVDGENAIPLESAQDHKRVGDGDTGPNTGGMGAYSPAPILTKDLENLVMKSIIYPTVKGMSAEGCKFVGVLYAGLMIEKKSGLPKLIEYNVRFGDPECQVLMVRLESDLAQVLLAACRGQLSEVSLNWSAGSAMVVVMASKGYPGSYEKGSVIRNLDEAEAVAPSVKVFHAGTALDSDGNFIAAGGRVLGVTAKGIDLKEARDRAYQGVEEVNWPGGFYRHDIGWRALPLPQKQFVTGG, encoded by the exons ATGGGTTGTGCGACGCTGGACCTCGCCGGAGCTGTTTCTCTCAAGCTCAACAACGACACCCACTTCCTCCGCTTCTCTCCGAAGCCTTTCCTCTCCTTTGTGGAGCTCATCCGCTCTCGCCGCCATCCCAACGGCCCCCCTTCCAACCTTCTCAGCTGTCGTGGTGACAAATCACGAGCGTCCATTTCCCTTCGCGCCCAATCAACTACTACTGTTGCTCCTG AGCGGGTGGTTGTTTTGGTGATTGGTGGAGGGGGAAGGGAACACGCTCTTTGCTACGCATTGAAGCGGTCCCCTTCCTGTGACGCCGTCTTTTGCGCTCCTGGCAATCCCGGAATATCCAGCTCCGGGGATGCCACTTGTATTTCTGACCTCGACATCTCTGATAGCTCGGCAGTCATATCGTTTTGCCAGAAATGGCGTGTGGGGCTTGTCGTTGTCGGACCTGAGGCCCCTCTTGTTGCTGGTCTCGTGAATGATCTGCTCAAGGCTGGAATCCATGCTTTCGGCCCTTCATCTGAGGCTGCTGCTTTGGAAGGGTCCAAGAACTTCATGAAGAGTTTGTGCGACAAGTACGGAATACCTACTGCTAAG TATCAAACGTTTACAGACCCGTCTGCTGCAAAGCAATATATACAAGAGCAAGGGGTGCCTATTGTCGTTAAAGCAGATGGATTGGCTGCTGGAAAAGGAGTTATTGTCGCTATGACTTTGAATGAGGCTTTTGATGCTGTTGACGCAATGCTAGTAAAAGGTTCTTTTGGGTCTGCAGGTTGTCGTGTCATTGTTGAGGAATATCTGGAAGGTGAAGAAGCGTCTTTCTTTGCGCTGGTGGATGGAGAGAATGCTATACCTCTGGAATCTGCTCAGGACCATAAACGCGTTGGGGATGGCGATACGGGGCCAAATACTGGTGGAATGGGTGCATACTCACCTGCTCCCATCCTAACTAAAGACCTTGAAAATTTAGTCATGAAATCCATCATTTACCCCACAGTGAAAGGCATGTCAGCCGAGGGCTGTAAGTTTGTTGGGGTTTTATATGCTGGACTCATGATCGAAAAGAAGTCTGGCCTACCTAAACTGATAGAGTACAATGTGCGTTTTGGAGATCCAGAGTGTCAG GTTTTAATGGTTCGCTTGGAGTCTGATCTGGCACAAGTTCTACTTGCAGCTTGTAGAGGACAGCTAAGCGAAGTGTCGTTGAACTGGTCGGCTGGGTCAGCCATGGTGGTGGTAATGGCAAGTAAGGGGTACCCGGGATCATATGAGAAGGGAAGTGTGATCCGGAACCTTGATGAAGCAGAAGCTGTTGCTCCATCTGTTAAGGTATTTCATGCGGGAACTGCACTGGATTCAGATGGCAATTTCATTGCTGCTGGAGGGCGTGTCCTTGGGGTGACCGCTAAGGGAATAGATCTCAAAGAGGCACGCGATCGAGCATATCAAGGCGTTGAAGAAGTTAATTGGCCAGGAGGGTTCTACCGCCATGATATTGGCTGGAGAGCCCTCCCTCTTCCTCAGAAACAATTTGTGACAGGAGGTTAA
- the LOC137718131 gene encoding bifunctional protein FolD 4, chloroplastic-like yields the protein MSSMIFTDCSSSTTPRLLRFRRNPLFHRNHGAVFLRPLISPSSPRCLSLYSSSASPSPSPSATASLATEASAAVIDGKGVAKQIRDEINAEVSKMKDAIGIVPGLAVILVGDRKDSATYVRNKKKACESVGINSFEVRLPEDSTEREVLNSVARFNDDPAVHGILVQLPLPSHMNEQNILNSVSIEKDVDGFHPLNIGRLAMRGRDPLFVPCTPKGCIELLHRYGIPIKGKRAVVIGRSNIVGMPAALLLQREDATISIVHSRTKNPEEITRQADIIISAVGQPNMVRGSWIKPGAVIIDVGINPVEDKKSPRGYRLVGDVCYEEASQIASAITPVPGGVGPMTIAMLLSNTLASSKRIHNFQ from the exons ATGTCGTCGATGATATTCACGGACTGTTCCTCCTCCACCACCCCTCGCCTCCTCCGATTCAGACGGAACCCCCTCTTCCACCGCAACCACGGCGCCGTTTTCCTGCGCCCCCTCATAAGCCCTAGCTCCCCCAGATGCCTCTCCCTTTACTCCTCGTCTGCTTCTCCTTCGCCGTCTCCATCAGCAACAG CTTCGTTGGCTACTGAAGCATCAGCGGCAGTGATCGATGGAAAAGGCGTTGCGAAACAAATCAGAGATGAGATCAATGCCGAAGTGTCAAAGATGAAGGATGCGATTGGCATTGTTCCGGGTTTGGCAGTTATTCTTGTTGGGGACAGGAAGGACTCTGCCACCTATGTCCGCAACAAGAAGAAAGCTTGTGAGTCCGTGGGGATTAATTCCTTCGAAGTGCGCTTGCCTGAGGATTCAACTGAACGAGAAGTGCTAAACTCTGTCGCCAGATTCAATGATGATCCTGCAGTTCATGGCATCCTTGTGCAGCTACCCCTGCCTTCT CATATGAACGAGCAAAACATCTTAAATTCCGTTAGCATTGAGAAAGATGTGGATGGGTTTCACCCGCTAAATATTGGCCGTCTTGCCATGCGTGGTAGGGACCCCTTGTTTGTTCCTTGCACGCCAAAAGGATGCATAGAGTTGTTGCATAGGTATGGCATCCCTATCAAGGGAAAGAGAGCTGTTGTAATTGGCCGGAGTAATATTGTTGGGATGCCAGCTGCTTTATTGCTGCAG AGGGAAGATGCGACAATCAGCATAGTCCATTCCCGAACCAAGAATCCTGAGGAGATCACAAGACAAGCGGATATTATAATCTCAGCTGTAGGGCAACCAAATATGGTGAGGGGTAGCTGGATCAAACCTGGTGCAGTAATTATTGATGTCGGAATCAATCCAGTCGAG GATAAAAAGAGCCCTCGAGGTTACCGGCTGGTCGGAGATGTGTGTTATGAGGAGGCCAGCCAGATTGCTTCGGCAATAACTCCAGTTCCTGGGGGAGTGGGTCCAATGACAATAGCAATGCTTCTTTCGAACACTCTTGCATCATCAAAACGAATACACAACTTCCAGTGA
- the LOC137717384 gene encoding shaggy-related protein kinase kappa encodes MASAGLGNGGVGSSRSVNGFKSSSSSVDWLGREMLEMRLQDKPDHDDERDSEPDVIDGVGAETGHVIRTTVGGRSGQSRQTASYISEHVVGTGSFGVVFQAKCRETGEIVAIKKVLQDKRYKNRELQIMQMLDHPNIVALKHCFFSTTDKEEVYLNLVLEFVPETVNRMARNYSRINQRMPITYVKLYTYQICRALAYIHNCIGICHRDIKPQNLLVNPHTHQLKLCDFGSAKVLVKGEPNVSYICSRYYRAPELIFGATEYTTAIDIWSTGCVMAELLLGQPLFPGESGVDQLVEIIKVLGTPTREEIKCMNPNYTEFKFPQIKPHPWHKVFQKRLPPEAVDLVCRFFQYSPNLRCTALEACIHPFFDELRDPNTRLPNGRPLPPLFNFKPQELQGIPHDIVNRLIPEHARKQNLFMALHT; translated from the exons ATGGCGTCTGCTGGCCTAGGGAATGGTGGAGTTGGCAGTTCAAGGTCTGTGAATGGCTTCAAGAGTTCGTCTAGTTCGGTTGATTGGCTGGGGAGGGAGATGCTCGAGATGAGGTTGCAGGACAAGCCAGATCATGATGACGAAAGA GATAGTGAACCGGATGTAATTGATGGAGTGGGTGCTGAAACAGGGCACGTAATACGAACGACCGTTGGTGGTCGAAGTGGTCAATCTAGGCAG ACAGCAAGCTATATTTCAGAACATGTGGTAGGAACTGGTTCTTTTGGGGTTGTTTTCCAG GCGAAATGTAGAGAAACTGGAGAGATTGTTGCTATCAAGAAGGTGCTCCAAGACAAGCGCTACAAGAACAGGGAGTTACAGATTATGCAGATGTTGGATCATCCAAACATTGTTGCCCTAAAGCATTGCTTCTTCTCAACCACAGACAAAGAAGAGGTTTACTTGAACCTTGTACTTGAATTTGTTCCTGAAACGGTTAACCGCATGGCGCGGAACTATAGTAGAATCAACCAGCGGATGCCAATAACATATGTTAAACTTTATACCTATCAG ATTTGCAGGGCACTTGCTTATATACATAATTGCATTGGAATCTGTCACCGTGATATCAAGCCTCAGAACTTACtt GTGAATCCACACACGCATCAGCTGAAACTTTGTGATTTTGGGAGTGCAAAAGTGTTG GTGAAAGGAGAACCAAATGTTTCTTACATCTGCTCAAGATATTATCGTGCTCCAGAATTGATATTTGGTGCCACCGAGTACACAACAGCGATTGATATATGGTCTACAGGTTGTGTGATGGCTGAATTACTTCTTGGCCAG CCCTTGTTTCCTGGTGAAAGTGGAGTTGACCAGCTAGTTGAGATCATTAAG GTTTTGGGGACTCCAACCAGGGAAGAGATAAAGTGCATGAATCCAAATTACACTGAATTTAAATTCCCACAGATAAAGCCTCATCCCTGGCACAAG GTATTCCAAAAACGCTTACCCCCAGAGGCAGTAGATCTTGTTTGTAGGTTTTTCCAGTATTCCCCGAATCTGCGATGTACTGCT TTGGAAGCTTGCATTCACCCTTTCTTTGATGAATTGAGAGACCCAAATACTCGTCTTCCTAATGGTCGTCCTCTTCCTCCTCTATTTAACTTTAAACCCCAGG AGCTTCAAGGAATTCCACATGACATAGTCAACCGACTTATTCCAGAGCATGCCCGTAAGCAGAACTTGTTCATGGCTTTGCACACCTAG